A region from the Cannabis sativa cultivar Pink pepper isolate KNU-18-1 chromosome 9, ASM2916894v1, whole genome shotgun sequence genome encodes:
- the LOC133030913 gene encoding uncharacterized protein LOC133030913 — translation MEQLGDILAMLNRPPTTASTPEAPADPSTPPPAASPPVEEEEVFPDDYDPYEGAPATPIEAQPVIHVHDTESQGEILSIEAQPTVVKSQKRKRKPPVWFGDYTEMKRRHRPSSTFDPLEPPDEKLLTTFRKWCVGLIPNHRLRDLRSGDYGPGFFWIMLTPNEWLTNDVSKVFYNITSLYNFMCN, via the coding sequence ATGGAGCAGCTCGGAGAcatattggccatgttgaatcgtccgccaacgacagcttcaacaccggaggccccagcagatccatctaccccaccaccagctgcttcacccccagtagaagaggaggaggtcttccccgacgattacgatccttatgagggagctccagcgactccgatcgaggcacaacctgttatccatgtacatgacacCGAGTCGCAGGGTGAGATTCTGTCGATAGAGGCACAACCTACAGTGGTTAAGAgtcagaagaggaagagaaagcctcctgtatggttcggtgactatacggagatgaagaggagacataggccatcttcgacttttgatcccctggagccaccggatgagaaattgttaaccactttccgaaagtggtgtgttggactcattccgaaccaccgacttcgggatttgagaagtggtgattacggtccaGGATTCTTTTGGATAATGCTCACACCAAATGAATGGCTTACAAatgacgtaagtaaagtattttataatattacttcactttacaactttatgtgcaattaa